One genomic window of Tachypleus tridentatus isolate NWPU-2018 chromosome 12, ASM421037v1, whole genome shotgun sequence includes the following:
- the LOC143233361 gene encoding serine/threonine-protein kinase SIK2-like isoform X1 — MKFAIPRIRREPTDHSSNCYFCMVDPSKRLTGKNASALMYTELLSSIASVPYCPELPVPTLAERKHPSSEESSKSEEEVDVEDPDYKFRCSAGERNLYYPSQEDLGDLIRDIGLTESNTETIFGGYYIAQNGRMTEAMAKKKFWQILSAVEYCHNHHIVHRDLKAENLLLDENMNIKIADFGFSNYYSVNDRLKTWCGSPPYAAPEVFEGKNYIGPEVDIWSLGVVLYVLVCGTLPFDGSNLQVLREHVLSGRFRIPYFMSSECEHLIRRMLILEPKKRYKVEHIKQHKWMQMEISPSFQHSFPANNDNREEAKRGELNEQILRLMQSLGIDAAKTRESLVNEKYDHHAAIYFLLLDRLRQYQKHISSAAAKQPTVSYYPRRPSTIAEQAMRKSGACSLALTSYQPPGGSTSSSPISHGSVIDSEVQPRPYIGDMRHRVFSRTTDGTTPSNEPSVCHAYRMNEREIEQYTVPDVSCFSNAAQSSDLQRSHVCSQVSRVSESLDEGVEADLYESSDDSQSIPCVQRKLSSQFIEHNTCCDSISVSTDSQRVIPPLCNLTQMLSLSDSPVGSFTSQSSNFDSFDSQIETDFASSLTSQDNQSATNLLDSSLSVTNPYEVLLQTRLPVRNSHDSTMICWRNPMETDCSAIQSTIGFREGRRASDGLPTHCIVPFCRRLGETFKARGIMGLNKIRKKTQHFQHLNQARVAQQTKHLQQSSHDWLKVAEMPYFEISSTDHRKVLSVKRDSLPESSKCTPLSCSLRSHKVSEEFQENC; from the exons atgaagttcgctattccaagaattaggcgtgaacccactgaccactcaagcaattgttacttctgcatggtggacccttccaaacgtttgacaggcaagaatgcatctgctctCATGTATACGGAGCTTCTATCATCCATCGCCTCAGTGCCATACtgtcctgagctccctgtacccactctggCAGAGAGAAAGCacccatcctcagaagagagcagcaaatcagaagaagaggtagacgttgaagatccagattacaagtTCAGATGttcagctggtgagagaaacctgTACTACCCCAGCCAAGAAGACCTCGGTGACTTGATCAGAGATATTGGTCTTACAGAGTCGAATaccgagactatatttgggggct ATTATATTGCCCAAAATGGAAGAATGACGGAAGCTATGGCTAAAAAGAAATTTTGGCAAATTTTGTCTGCTGTAGAATATTGTCATAATCATCACATTGTACATCGAGATTTGAAG gcAGAAAACCTTTTGCTTGATGAAAACATGAACATCAAAATAGCAG ATTTTGGATTTAGCAATTACTACTCGGTAAACGACCGGTTGAAAACGTGGTGCGGAAGTCCACCCTACGCAGCGCCGGAAGTTTTCGAAGGGAAGAATTATATTGGACCAGAAGTTGATATATGG AGTTTAGGTGTGGTTTTATACGTGTTGGTGTGCGGAACTTTACCGTTTGATGGCAGTAATCTTCAGGTTTTACGGGAACATGTTTTATCTGGTCGTTTTCGTATTCCCTATTTCATGTCCTCAG AGTGCGAACATTTAATACGTAGAATGTTGATTTTGGAGCCAAAGAAACGATATAAAGTAGAGCACATCAAACAACATAAATGGATGCAGATGGAAATCTCTCCTTCCTTTCAACATTCTTTCCCTGCCAATAATGACAATAGGGAGGAAGCAAAGCGTGGAGAACTTAACGAACAAATACTACGGTTAATGCAGAGTCTAGGAATTGATGCAGCTAAAACCAGAGAG TCTTTAGTGAATGAAAAATATGACCATCATGCTGCCATCTATTTTCTCTTATTGGATCGTTTACGtcaatatcaaaaacatatttcGTCTGCAGCTGCAAAACAGCCGACAGTTAGCTATTATCCACGTAGGCCTAGCACCATAGCAGAACAAGCAATGAGGAAATCGGGCGCTTGTTCTCTTGCACTCACTTCCTATCAGCCACCAGGTGGCTCAACATCTAGCTCACCTATATCGCACGGAAGCGTGATTGATTCTGAAGTCCAG CCCCGACCGTACATTGGCGATATGAGACATCGTGTTTTTAGCAGAACAACAGATGGGACAACACCTTCTAATGAGCCGTCTGTTTGTCATGCCTATCGAATGAACGAAAGAGAAATAGAACAGTATACTGTACCTGATGTCTCGTGCTTCAGTAATGCTGCTCAAAGCTCTGATCTCCAACGTAGTCATGTTTGTTCTCAAGTGTCCAGAGTGTCAGAGTCTTTGGACGAAGGGGTGGAGGCGGACTTGTATGAAAGTTCTGATGATTCTCAGTCTATACCTTGTGTTCAACGAAAGTTGTCTTCTCAGTTTATAGAACATAATACTTGTTGTGACTCCATATCTGTATCAACTGACAGTCAAAGGGTTATTCCACCATTATGTAATCTCACACAAATGCTCAGTTTATCCGACTCCCCTGTAGGAAGTTTTACCAGCCAAAGCTCAAACTTTGATAGTTTTGATTCACAAATTGAAACTGATTTTGCCTCTAGTCTGACCTCTCAGGATAATCAGAGTGCCACAAATCTCCTAGACAGCTCACTATCCGTAACCAACCCCTATGAAGTACTCTTACAGACAAGGCTACCCGTTAGAAACAGTCATGATTCCACAATGATTTGTTGGCGTAACCCTATGGAAACTGACTGCAGTGCAATACAGTCAACTATAGGTTTCCGAGAAGGCAGAAGAGCATCAGATGGACTCCCAACTCATTGTATAGTCCCTTTCTGTCGGAGGCTAGGTGAGACGTTTAAGGCCCGTGGAATTATGGGATTAAATAAGATAAGGAAGAAAACACAACATTTTCAGCATTTGAATCAAGCTAGAGTAGCGCAACAGACGAAACATCTACAGCAATCTTCTCACGATTGGTTAAAAGTCGCTGAAATGCCATATTTTGAAATTTCGTCCACTGACCACCGAAAAGTCTTATCAGTTAAGCGAGATAGTCTCCCAGAGAGTTCCAAATGTACACCATTATCCTGTTCTTTAAGATCACACAAAGTTAGTGAAGAATTTCAGGAAAACTGCTAA
- the LOC143233361 gene encoding serine/threonine-protein kinase SIK2-like isoform X3 codes for MNIKIADFGFSNYYSVNDRLKTWCGSPPYAAPEVFEGKNYIGPEVDIWSLGVVLYVLVCGTLPFDGSNLQVLREHVLSGRFRIPYFMSSECEHLIRRMLILEPKKRYKVEHIKQHKWMQMEISPSFQHSFPANNDNREEAKRGELNEQILRLMQSLGIDAAKTRESLVNEKYDHHAAIYFLLLDRLRQYQKHISSAAAKQPTVSYYPRRPSTIAEQAMRKSGACSLALTSYQPPGGSTSSSPISHGSVIDSEVQPRPYIGDMRHRVFSRTTDGTTPSNEPSVCHAYRMNEREIEQYTVPDVSCFSNAAQSSDLQRSHVCSQVSRVSESLDEGVEADLYESSDDSQSIPCVQRKLSSQFIEHNTCCDSISVSTDSQRVIPPLCNLTQMLSLSDSPVGSFTSQSSNFDSFDSQIETDFASSLTSQDNQSATNLLDSSLSVTNPYEVLLQTRLPVRNSHDSTMICWRNPMETDCSAIQSTIGFREGRRASDGLPTHCIVPFCRRLGETFKARGIMGLNKIRKKTQHFQHLNQARVAQQTKHLQQSSHDWLKVAEMPYFEISSTDHRKVLSVKRDSLPESSKCTPLSCSLRSHKVSEEFQENC; via the exons ATGAACATCAAAATAGCAG ATTTTGGATTTAGCAATTACTACTCGGTAAACGACCGGTTGAAAACGTGGTGCGGAAGTCCACCCTACGCAGCGCCGGAAGTTTTCGAAGGGAAGAATTATATTGGACCAGAAGTTGATATATGG AGTTTAGGTGTGGTTTTATACGTGTTGGTGTGCGGAACTTTACCGTTTGATGGCAGTAATCTTCAGGTTTTACGGGAACATGTTTTATCTGGTCGTTTTCGTATTCCCTATTTCATGTCCTCAG AGTGCGAACATTTAATACGTAGAATGTTGATTTTGGAGCCAAAGAAACGATATAAAGTAGAGCACATCAAACAACATAAATGGATGCAGATGGAAATCTCTCCTTCCTTTCAACATTCTTTCCCTGCCAATAATGACAATAGGGAGGAAGCAAAGCGTGGAGAACTTAACGAACAAATACTACGGTTAATGCAGAGTCTAGGAATTGATGCAGCTAAAACCAGAGAG TCTTTAGTGAATGAAAAATATGACCATCATGCTGCCATCTATTTTCTCTTATTGGATCGTTTACGtcaatatcaaaaacatatttcGTCTGCAGCTGCAAAACAGCCGACAGTTAGCTATTATCCACGTAGGCCTAGCACCATAGCAGAACAAGCAATGAGGAAATCGGGCGCTTGTTCTCTTGCACTCACTTCCTATCAGCCACCAGGTGGCTCAACATCTAGCTCACCTATATCGCACGGAAGCGTGATTGATTCTGAAGTCCAG CCCCGACCGTACATTGGCGATATGAGACATCGTGTTTTTAGCAGAACAACAGATGGGACAACACCTTCTAATGAGCCGTCTGTTTGTCATGCCTATCGAATGAACGAAAGAGAAATAGAACAGTATACTGTACCTGATGTCTCGTGCTTCAGTAATGCTGCTCAAAGCTCTGATCTCCAACGTAGTCATGTTTGTTCTCAAGTGTCCAGAGTGTCAGAGTCTTTGGACGAAGGGGTGGAGGCGGACTTGTATGAAAGTTCTGATGATTCTCAGTCTATACCTTGTGTTCAACGAAAGTTGTCTTCTCAGTTTATAGAACATAATACTTGTTGTGACTCCATATCTGTATCAACTGACAGTCAAAGGGTTATTCCACCATTATGTAATCTCACACAAATGCTCAGTTTATCCGACTCCCCTGTAGGAAGTTTTACCAGCCAAAGCTCAAACTTTGATAGTTTTGATTCACAAATTGAAACTGATTTTGCCTCTAGTCTGACCTCTCAGGATAATCAGAGTGCCACAAATCTCCTAGACAGCTCACTATCCGTAACCAACCCCTATGAAGTACTCTTACAGACAAGGCTACCCGTTAGAAACAGTCATGATTCCACAATGATTTGTTGGCGTAACCCTATGGAAACTGACTGCAGTGCAATACAGTCAACTATAGGTTTCCGAGAAGGCAGAAGAGCATCAGATGGACTCCCAACTCATTGTATAGTCCCTTTCTGTCGGAGGCTAGGTGAGACGTTTAAGGCCCGTGGAATTATGGGATTAAATAAGATAAGGAAGAAAACACAACATTTTCAGCATTTGAATCAAGCTAGAGTAGCGCAACAGACGAAACATCTACAGCAATCTTCTCACGATTGGTTAAAAGTCGCTGAAATGCCATATTTTGAAATTTCGTCCACTGACCACCGAAAAGTCTTATCAGTTAAGCGAGATAGTCTCCCAGAGAGTTCCAAATGTACACCATTATCCTGTTCTTTAAGATCACACAAAGTTAGTGAAGAATTTCAGGAAAACTGCTAA